The Neoasaia chiangmaiensis sequence TGGCGGATTTCGCCGCCGCCGCACACCTGTCATGCCTGGATTTCATTGGCGATATCGACTGGTCGAAAGCACCGGCCGTCAAGGACTGGTATGCACGGGTCAAGTCAAGACCGTGTTTCAGGGCGCTTCTCAATGACCGGGTAACGGGCTTCACGCCGCCGGACCATTACGCCGATCTCGATTTCTGACATGATATTCGATATCGCCGTTCTCGGGGGCGGCGCCGCCGGCCTGATGGCCGCCGCCACGGCTGGCGCGCGTGGCGCGCGCGTGATCGTGCTTGACCACGCTGCCGAGATCGGGCGGAAAATTCTTATATCGGGCGGCGGCCGATGCAACTTCACGCATCTCGATACCAGGCCGGAAAATTTTCTCTCGGAGAACCGGCATTTCGCGCGATCGGCTCTGGCGCGCTACACGCCGCGGAACTTTCTCGCGATGGTCGAGCGTCATCGGATTGCATGGCATGAGAAAACGCCGGGGCAGTTGTTCTGCGACAATTCAGCCCGTCAGATCGTCGAGATGTTGCTATCCGAATGCAAAGCAGCAGGCGTCGAGTTCCATCTGAACGCCAACATCGGAGATGTTTCGAAGGGCGACACCTTTCGTGTTGCACTCGATCATGACGAGGTAAGGGCTTCCCGCATCATTCTGGCGACGGGCGGTCTTGCCATTCCCAAGCTGGGGGCCACCGATTTGTCGTTGCGGATCGCCAAACGGTTCGGCCTCGATATCGTGCCCCCCACGCCTGCGCTCGTGCCGCTCACCCTTGCCGCAC is a genomic window containing:
- a CDS encoding BaiN/RdsA family NAD(P)/FAD-dependent oxidoreductase, with translation MIFDIAVLGGGAAGLMAAATAGARGARVIVLDHAAEIGRKILISGGGRCNFTHLDTRPENFLSENRHFARSALARYTPRNFLAMVERHRIAWHEKTPGQLFCDNSARQIVEMLLSECKAAGVEFHLNANIGDVSKGDTFRVALDHDEVRASRIILATGGLAIPKLGATDLSLRIAKRFGLDIVPPTPALVPLTLAAPNVDLAGVALPVSARIGKRSFSDAMVFTHRGLSGPAILQISSYRRDDAEPLELDLLPGTDAEATLLDIKRQRPRAEPSALLAALPQRLARALVDTAWGRDMRCDLVNLPDRQIKALATRVARWRPTLSGTEGYAKAEVMRGGIDTRHLSSQTMSARHVPGLFAIGEAVDVTGWLGGYNFQWAWSSGYVAGISAAMS